The following proteins come from a genomic window of Ictalurus furcatus strain D&B chromosome 14, Billie_1.0, whole genome shotgun sequence:
- the dusp8a gene encoding dual specificity protein phosphatase 8 isoform X2, with amino-acid sequence MSLEVVISSPEECFCSPPPHTGMRLKIRVRRMKEARELRGGFAAFSSCFPGLCEGKPVTTLPMSLSQPCLPVANVGPTRILPHLYLGSQKDVLNKDLMAQNGITYVLNASNTCPKPEFISESHFMRIPVNDNYCEKLLPWLDKTNEFIDKAKVSNCRVIVHCLAGISRSATIAIAYIMKTMGLSSDEAYRFVKDRRPSISPNFNFLGQLLEFEKGLRLLKALSSGQEKNEQPSKAEEPKRETTLKPEKTRLDGEPEISEMETKLPSPSSLQQGFNGLNLSAERILDTNRLKRSFSLDIKSVYTPNQCPHLTPIHVEDVPKLCKLDSPSPGSSNGVCQLSPCSDSPSSSDSPSPVAESSAKVRLRRKNKHSGASSPVQSLSLSFGRSLSGHKSPSLDENLKSAMLLGLPVAGTGPMWTKHRDTSQATTPVTPTGDAPWFYESLTSTGSGSASVHFAPLGCSALPGPCEAVRLRQKAGEVRESRASWHEDTSGSAAGTDKQFKRRSCQMEFEDGISDTRSREELGKIGKQSSFSGSMEIIEVS; translated from the exons GTGGCTTTGCAGCATTCTCCTCCTGCTTCCCAGGTCTGTGCGAAGGGAAGCCAGTGACCACACTACCCATGAGCCTGTCTCAACCCTGTCTGCCTGTGGCCAATGTGGGCCCCACGCGCATCCTGCCCCATCTGTATCTAGGCTCTCAGAAAGATGTGCTTAACAAG GATCTGATGGCCCAGAATGGCATCACATACGTGCTTAATGCCAGCAACACGTGTCCAAAACCTGAGTTCATCTCTGAGAGCCACTTCATGCGCATTCCTGTCAATGACAACTATTGTGAGAAACTCTTACCCTGGTTGGACAAAACTAATGAGTTCATCG ACAAAGCTAAGGTTTCCAACTGCAGAGTCATTGTCCATTGTTTAGCTGGCATCTCCAGGTCTGCCACTATTGCCATTGCTTACATCATGAAGACAATGGGCTTGTCATCGGATGAGGCATACAG GTTTGTTAAAGATCGCAGACCTTCAATATCACCAAACTTTAACTTCCTGGGCCAGCTTCTTGAGTTTGAGAAGGGTCTCCGTCTGCTGAAGGCACTGTCTTCGGGTCAGGAGAAGAATGAGCAGCCCAGCAAGGCAGAGGAACCAAAAAGAGAAACCACCTTGAAACCTGAGAAAACTCGACTAGATGGCGAGCCAGAGATCTCAGAGATGGAGACCAAGCTGCCATCTCCTTCGTCACTCCAGCAGGGCTTCAATGGTCTCAATCTGTCAGCTGAGCGCATCCTGGACACCAATCGCCTCAAGCGATCCTTCTCTTTAGACATCAAGTCCGTCTACACACCCAATCAGTGTCCCCACCTCACTCCCATTCATGTTGAGGATGTCCCCAAGCTCTGCAAACTGGACAGCCCCAGTCCAGGGTCCTCAAATGGTGTGTGCCAGTTGTCTCCGTGTTCAGACAGCCCCAGCTCATCCGATTCGCCAAGCCCGGTGGCTGAAAGCAGTGCAAAGGTTCGCTTGCGCAGGAAAAATAAGCACAGCGGAGCCAGCTCACCTGTGCAGTCTCTGAGCCTGAGCTTTGGTCGTTCACTGTCCGGACACAAGAGCCCAAGCTTGGATGAGAACCTGAAGTCCGCAATGCTACTTGGCCTGCCTGTAGCTGGCACTGGTCCCATGTGGACCAAACACCGGGACACTTCACAGGCTACCACACCAGTCACACCAACAGGCGATGCCCCGTGGTTCTACGAGTCACTGACTAGCACCGGCAGTGGGTCAGCGTCAGTACATTTTGCTCCACTGGGATGCAGTGCACTCCCAGGGCCATGTGAGGCTGTCCGGTTACGTCAGAAGGCGGGAGAGGTACGGGAGTCCCGAGCGAGCTGGCATGAGGATACATCTGGCTCTGCTGCTGGTACCGACAAACAGTTCAAACGACGCAGTTGTCAGATGGAGTTTGAAGATGGAATCTCGGATACACGTTCGAGGGAGGAGCTTGGCAAGATTGGTAAACAGTCCAGCTTCTCTGGCAGTATGGAGATCATTGAGGTGTCCTGA